The region CGCGGACCTGCCGGCCGGCTGCTGAGGCTGGaggggggctggggtggggggcggggggctccCGCGCCGCCACATCCCACCGGGGACCTGCGGGCCGGTGCCGCTGCGCGCGGGGAGCGCCCCGGCTGCCCCACGGGGGGCGAGGGCCGGCGCCACGGGCCGGGCGGGCGCTCAGGGAGCGCTCGGAGCTCGACCGAGGGTGGGAAGGGGCCGCCCTCGGGGctggagcggggctggggccgcgCTGCCTGCCCTCAACGCGGAGCCGCCTCGCTGGGCCATGCAGGCGGAGATCTGACGGTGCTGTCTAATAAAATCTGGAAGAACCCTTGTTCCCCTGTGCCCCTTTCCCTGTCCAGCTCAGCGCTGGcgcttggggggggggtggtgggaagAGGGTCCACCTCCGCGGGGGACCCCGTGGGAAGCGGCCCGGGGTGGGAGAAGGGTCTGCCCCCCGCAGCTCCCGTGCCTCCTCCCGGCTTTACGGTGGCACCAGGGGTGCCACCTGCGCGGTGTCCCCATCGTGTCACCCCGAGGATGGGACCTCTGtcccgcccgcgccccgctgAGGGAACGGTACTGCGGGGACCCGCCGGCGGCTGCCCGGCGCGGGACCGCTCCACTCGGATGCCTGGCGGGGTgcggggggtgccccggggACCTCGGGGGGACACGCAGCCTCCCCGTGGAGCCCAGCCGGGGACCGCTGGCCCCCGAGCTGCCTTCGGGAGCGGGCGCTCAGTCCCGGAGTCGGGTCCGGGGGGCTGCGTGGGGTCCCAGCTCCACCCCGGGAAGGGCCGTGGGCGAGTGGAGGGAGGTGGACCAGCACGCGTGTCCCCCCCGGCTAGGCTCCCCGGGCAGCCGGGGTAACCCGGAGTCCCCGAGCCCTCCCGCCCCGTCCCGGAGTTGGGCGGGGGGTGTTCCACCCCCGACACCCTCACAACCTCTCCCAAACCGCAGGGGCACAACGTGGGGAGCTGTCCCACAGCACCGGCGAGGACCGGGAGGGATCCGGTCACCGCCCCCTCTCAACctccccccgtgcccccccggAACGGACACAGCCGCCCGCTGCCGAGAGCGGGGCGCCCCCGTCGAGGCCGCTTGCAGCGGGGAGGAGACGGCGCACCCCACCTTGCTGGTGGGGGCTGTCCAGAGCCCCCCTCACCTCCCATGGGGAGCACCCCAGGTCAGCGGGGCACCGCGGGGAGCGCCGAGCTTGTCCCGCGTGGGTGGCACACGCACCCCGTCTGCCCTGGCACCGGGCGGCACTGGACCTCCGGGCCGGCAGGGGGCAACGCGCGGCGCGGCCGCAGCGCCCGCGGATATCAGCGGCGGACCGGAAGCGGCGGCCCTTTCCCGGCGGAGCGCAGCCATGGTGAGAGCGCGGCgcggccgctccccgccgccatCCGCTGCCATCCCCCGCCCACGGCGggctgccgcccccccccgccgcgtcGAGGGTCGTGGGAGGGAGCCCGCCGTCAGggccgggggggagcgggggcccgggggggccgaGGAGGGGCGGTTGAGGGGGGCTGGGCCTGTGGGCCCCGGGCCTGGCGGCGGCCCGTAACGCATCCCGTCCCGTAGGCCCGCGGCCCCAAGAAGCACCTGAAGCGCGTGGCTGCGCCCAAGCACTGGATGCTGGATAAACTGACGGGCGTCTTCGTGAGTGCGGGACGGGGTCAGGGTCGCGGTTGGGGtcggggatggggatggggccgggctgcctgcagcagcggCCTTCCCCACTCTCTGCGGGCTCAGGGGGCTTGGCGGTCTCACCAGTGGGGTTCCCAGGCCCGGCAGGTCGTGCAGGTGTGCTCAGGCGTGCTGCTCGGGGCGTGCGCTGAGTTGGGCCAGTGGGGCGGTGCAGGGGAGAAGGGATTACTTGCTGTTAGGGGCTTTGCGAACAGCTTTCGTGTTTCCCCTGTTTGCAAGGGATATGGCAGTGGGGTAGTTGGCTGCTCTCTTTTAACctgcttgttttggttttctttcactggGATGGGTCAGCAGATGGTTGTACTGTGTTGGGGGCAGTGTTTTATGAGGCTGGCAAGACTTGGGGGAAAGGTGCTGTGAATACCAAGATATCGGCACCCTATCGCTGTCTGCTTAGCAGTTAGTCTCCACGCAGCTGTCCTTAGGTGCTGCTGCGAGAGCTGTCAGGGCAGTAGCATTCTTCCACTGGGGACCATCAATGCTGCTGTTGTGCTTGAGCACCCAGCAGAAAGCTTCTGTTTGCAGGCACCCCGTCCATCAACAGGCCCTCACAAGCTGAGGGAGTGCCTTCCACTCATCATCTTCCTACGGAACAGGCTGAAGTATGCCCTAACAGGAGATGAGGTCAAGAAGATCTGCATGCAGAGGTTCATCAAGATAGATGGCAAAGTCCGCACAGACATCACCTACCCTGCGGGCTTCATGGGTGAGCGGGGAGTGCTGGGGCAGGTACCTCATGCAGCTGTGCTGCGCTGGGGGGGGTTGTTCTGTGAGGCTGGCACGGAAGATGCTTTCCCGGTGGAGTTGAAGAAAAAGTAAGTATAAGGTCTTGTTATTTAGTTCGGAGTTGTGCACTGCAGTGAAGACCAAAGCCATGTATCTGTAGCCTGTAACTGCCTGCTTGCATATGCATAAATTGCTGTTCAGACTTCAGCCTTTGGCAGTTTTTGCTAATTTGCACTGTATCACAGTAAAAGATGTGAGCCTGTGGTCAAGGGGAGATACCAACATCGTCATTCATGGCGGCAGTGTTGTTCAGCAGTCCGTAGCTCTTCTTAAATGTGAGCTTCGTGCCAAGTTACAGTGTTTGGTAATGTAGTTGATAACAGCTGCtattttatttccctctctGAAATCAGATGTCATCAGCATCGAGAAGACAGGCGAGCATTTCCGCTTGGTGTACGATACCAAGGGCCGCTTTGCTGTTCACCGCATCACAGCTGAAGAGGCCAAGGTGAGGGGCTTCAGCTTGGCATAAGCGTGGGCCCAGTCGGGTTTGGCTGGGGCGGTGTTTCCTCTTTGGCATCTCCTGAACAGGAGCTGTTGGCTCTCTTGCCTGAGAGCTGAGTCCATGCCACCCTTGAGAAGATCAGGGCCTTCAGCGTTGGGATACGAAGCCTTTGGCAGGGGGAAGTCTTTTAGTGACCTGAGAGCAATGCCCAGATGACTGCAGGTGCATTGTCTGGTGCTTGAAATGACTGCTATTGGCATGGGCTGGGTTACCTTCACAGGGACCTCTGGGGTTGCTCTGCTGTGGTGTGGTGAGCCTTACCGTAGGGCTCCGCAAGCTAACAGTGATCAGAAACATGGTACTGCCCATGGTGCAAAAGCCTTGAATTCCTTCCCAGGTCTCTTATAGAAGCGTTTGCAAAACTGCCCTCTGGCCCTGGGTGTTGGGGAGTGACTCTCGCACGTTTCCCTAACCCAAGCACATTGGCGTGCCTGAGCTGCGAGTGTGTGCTCTCCTTCGCATGTCCTTCCTAAGGGCAGGCTGTGCAGGCACACAGTGATGCTGAGGGGAGAGCTGGCTGTGCTGTAGCCGGCTGTGGTGTGTGTTTGGGGCCTCTCCACCCAGCTGTGATACGGTTTTACCTCTGGCTACCACTCTGTGTTGAGCCGTGAGTCCCAAAGTGGCTGTGAAGGAGTCGGGGGtgaaaggcaggagggaaaCCGGGGTGCCCTGGAGGAGGGATACAGATTTCTTCTGGGTCCTGAAGAAAGGCAGCCTCTGCCCTCTGCCTCCACTGCATGACTGTGGGCTTCAGGGCAAAATGAGGAAACCGGCCTGGCACGGGCTTTACTGGAAAAATGCAGCCAACGTTTGTGGGGAGGCCGAAGCCTGGGGTGGGCCGCTGTTCCTGAAGCGCTGGTGTTTTCCCGTGGAGCTGTAGCATAGCCGCGTGGCAGCCAGACGAGAGGCACTGGGACAGTGAGCTGGGCAAGCCCCTGCCTGGTCTCCTGTTGCAAGCCCCTGCCTGGTCTCCTGTTGCAAGCCCTGGAGTGTCTGGGTGTTTCCGCTTGGGGTCTGAGGCTTGTGGTGGCTAGCGGCTCTCGGGGGACAAAAGTCCTCTGGTCCATGGTGCCTCTTGCTGCCTCAGATGAGCAGTGTTGGATTTTGTTTGTAGTACAAGCTGTGCAAGGTGAGGAAGATCTTCGTGGGCACCAAAGGAATCCCTCATCTGGTCACTCACGATGCTCGCACCATCCGCTATCCGGACCCCCTTATCAAGGTGAATGATACGGTCCAGATTGACCTGGAGACAGGCAAGATCACGGATTTCATCAAGTTTGACACAGGTAGGTCTTGCATTCCATGTAAAACACTATACTCTTCCCCACCGTGGAGAGCAGTATGGAAGTTAAATACAAATGCCAGACATCTTTGCTGTAAAGTAGGCAGCGGTGGCAGCCTTGGGAAAGGGGTCCCATTTCCCTGGGGCATCTCCACCTGGAGCAGGGATTCCTCCCACGTGCTGGCAGTGGGAGGCATTTGGTGTAGGGACTTGGAGCAGTTCCAAGAGCAGGCAGGCACCAGGTAGAAGCAGCGAGCTGGTGGAGAAGTTGCTTGAGCCTGGCTCTTACAGGGCTGTGAGTGGAAAGCTCTGGGCAGCCGTAGGGAGATTCCTGGCTCTTTGCTGTTGGAGAAGCTGTCAGTTGCAGAGCCTTGAGCAGCACCAGGACAAGTGGTACGGGAATGCCTCCTTGGTGCCGACACAACCGAGAAGGTGGTGGGCCTCGGGGCCAGAGAGCTCTTTGGCTCCTTGGGGTGTGCCAGGGTTCCTGTGTGACATGGTGTCACCAGGTGCCCCCTCCGGCGGCCACTCCACGGGCCAGTGCggctctgtccctgcccttctccagcGGTGCTCCTCAAAGAGCCCAAGCGGAAGGGCTTCACCACGCCACCGTGTGCCAGCTCTTGTCACAGCCGTCTTCCTTCACCGCAGGCAACCTGTGCATGGTGACCGGCGGTGCCAACTTGGGCCGTATTGGGGTGATCACCAACCGGGAGAGACACCCCGGGTCATTTGACGTGGTTCACGTGAAGGACGCCAATGGCAATAGCTTTGCCACCAGGCTCTCCAACATCTTCGTCATTGGCAAAGTAAGCCTGCGCGGAGGCAAGGCGGGTGGGTTCTCTCCTGTTGTTGGGGGCTGCTGGCTGAAGCAAAGAGGCGTTGGTGTCTTCTGTAGGCAGCTGCCTTCCCACGCACAGAAGCTCCAGGGCTGGCATCAGTTCCGGCTCTGCTCCCTGAGGTTCTGCCTGCTTTGGGCTGAGCGCTGTGGGAAGGGGAAGCATCCGTAACTTTAGGAATGGGGACATTTTCGAGAAGCAGCCTTGTGGGATTTTTTCAACCTTCTGagagctgggagctgagcaGTGCCGAGATCTTGATGGGACCTGGGCAGCCGCTCTGACTGAGCGTGCCCTCCCTGCCAGCGCCTCTGCTGTCTCGCCATCCCCGATGGGCTCTCTTGTCCGGGTTGGAAAGGGGTGGTGTTTTGCTTTGGGCTGAAGCGCATTCTTCATGGGCGTGGCCGAAAGAGGCAGATGTAGGCCTGTACACCTTCGGCACCTTCCTAAGGGGCTTCTGCCGGGCCAATGCCGTGGCCACGCGTACGTGGCCCAGCATGGGCAGGGgctggcttctgctgcttttcctctctgagAGGGAGAGCTCTGCC is a window of Gavia stellata isolate bGavSte3 chromosome 14, bGavSte3.hap2, whole genome shotgun sequence DNA encoding:
- the RPS4X gene encoding small ribosomal subunit protein eS4, X isoform, which gives rise to MLDKLTGVFAPRPSTGPHKLRECLPLIIFLRNRLKYALTGDEVKKICMQRFIKIDGKVRTDITYPAGFMDVISIEKTGEHFRLVYDTKGRFAVHRITAEEAKYKLCKVRKIFVGTKGIPHLVTHDARTIRYPDPLIKVNDTVQIDLETGKITDFIKFDTGNLCMVTGGANLGRIGVITNRERHPGSFDVVHVKDANGNSFATRLSNIFVIGKGNKPWISLPRGKGIRLTIAEERDKRLAAKQSSG